From a single Salvelinus namaycush isolate Seneca chromosome 14, SaNama_1.0, whole genome shotgun sequence genomic region:
- the LOC120059602 gene encoding RNA-binding motif, single-stranded-interacting protein 2-like, with amino-acid sequence MSKKGGRYGKIVSTKAILDKTTNTCKGYGFVDFDSPSAAQKAVTALKAGGVQAQMAKQQEQDPTNLYISNLPVSLDEQELENMLKPFSQVISTRILRDANGTSRGVGFARMESTEKCETIIQHFNGKYIKTPPGVPVPSEPLLCKFADGGQKKRQSQGKYLQHGRPWTRDGETGGMTLTYDPTTALQNGFYSAPYSMAPNRMIAQTSLSPYMHSPVNTYQIHSPQSWMHHQSYLMQTSGQLLTQGMDHTMSIQPTSMMGPPTQQLSHLSMGSSGTYMPANTSMQGTYIPQYTQVPQTNVSVEVALETPTEHPDYSYQHSK; translated from the exons GTATGGGAAAATTGTGTCCACAAAAGCCATCCTGGACAAGACCACTAACACATGCAAAG gcTATGGCTTTGTAGACTTTGACAGTCCGTCAGCAGCACAGAAAGCAGTGACAGCACTGAAGGCTGGTGGAGTCCAGGCTCAGATGGCTAAG CAACAGGAGCAGGACCCCACTAACCTGTACATCTCCAACCTGCCTGTGTCTTTGGATGAGCAGGAGCTGGAGAATATGCTGAAGCCCTTCAGTCAGGTCATCTCTACACGCATCCTCAGAGACGCCAACGGCACCAGCAGAGGAGTGGGCTTTGCCAG GATGGAGTCAACAGAGAAATGTGAGACGATCATTCAACATTTCAATGGCAAATATATCAAGACTCCACCTGGAGTTCCAG tGCCCTCGGAACCCCTGTTATGTAAGTTTGCAGACGGAGGACAGAAGAAGAGACAGAGCCAGGGAAAGTACCTGCAGCATGGCCGTCCCTGGACAAGAGATGGAGAAACG GGAGGAATGACACTGACCTATGACCCCACCACAGCCTTACAGAACGG gttCTACTCAGCTCCCTACAGTATGGCCCCTAACAGAATGATCGCTCAgacctccctctccccctacaTGCATTCTCCTGTTAATACCTACCAG ATCCACAGTCCACAGTCCTGGATGCATCATCAGTCGTACCTCATGCAGACCTCA GGCCAACTCCTGACACAGGGCATGGACCACACCATGTCCATCCAGCCCACCTCTATGATGGGGCCTCCCACACAGCAGCTCAGCCACCTCTCTATGGGCAGCAGTGGCACG TACATGCCGGCAAACACATCAATGCAAGGGACCTACATCCCTCAGTACACCCAAGTGCCCCAAACCAACGTTTCAGTCGAG GTTGCCCTGGAGACGCCCACAGAACACCCAGACTACTCCTACCAGCACAGCAAGTGA